The following are encoded together in the Halomonas halophila genome:
- a CDS encoding XRE family transcriptional regulator: protein MNLAPSAFRPLAKRVKRLHAVAVDSVLWSIMSTASPSNAEILDPPRRCPDLDVRDLEQRTRLMRIITRLIAVSDLGNREIARRAGLPMQKISDLLAGRLEQLTLDELQALRSTIDHELTPP from the coding sequence ATGAATCTTGCGCCATCCGCCTTTCGACCACTGGCGAAACGCGTCAAAAGGCTTCATGCTGTAGCGGTCGATTCTGTCCTGTGGAGCATCATGAGCACGGCAAGCCCATCCAACGCGGAAATCCTCGACCCTCCGCGACGATGCCCTGACCTCGACGTCAGGGACCTGGAACAACGTACGCGCCTCATGCGCATCATCACTCGGCTGATCGCCGTATCGGATCTCGGCAACCGCGAGATCGCCCGTCGCGCGGGCCTGCCGATGCAGAAGATCAGCGACCTTCTCGCCGGACGCCTGGAGCAGCTCACCCTCGACGAGCTACAGGCACTGCGCAGCACCATCGACCACGAACTCACGCCGCCCTAG
- a CDS encoding SLC5/6 family protein, with translation MPYLTSAVLGAALLCFTVLGLRARRADGPLDDYVTARNSQSAPTLGLSFLASGMGAWILFAPPEIGAFVGPLGLAGYAIGSALPFIVLGAFGPAIRRRLPEGRSIGEYAEACFGAGIRRWVALVSVLYMGCFLAAELTAIGAITGLLSDVPVALVVVGVAVATLLYTALGGLRASLATDRWQAWLLLALLGVVGGVALARLPELPAEAALPSIPAADALSVALTLVIAVTAANLFHQGYWQRVWAARDDRALGRGAWLGGGITVLVVAVVGGLGMLAAMAGVSLGEPPIPFFALLAEAPGWLALPALVLAVTLVASSVDTLQNGIASLVVAGSGRRGLSLRAARWVTVALMVPVVAIALQGLSVLRLFLIADLLCAAIVVPVLLGLWARMSAMAALAGGLAGLAGAVLPGWVASGSALDGLLAASFPGGVPTLPPFLGALLASSAVALLVAWWRPAAVRRTA, from the coding sequence ATGCCTTATCTGACGTCAGCCGTGCTTGGCGCGGCGCTTTTGTGTTTCACCGTTCTGGGCCTGCGTGCCCGCCGGGCCGACGGCCCGCTCGACGACTACGTTACCGCCCGCAACTCCCAGTCGGCCCCGACCCTGGGGCTCTCCTTCCTGGCCTCCGGCATGGGGGCCTGGATCCTCTTCGCGCCGCCCGAGATCGGCGCCTTCGTCGGCCCGCTGGGTCTGGCCGGCTATGCCATCGGCTCGGCGCTGCCGTTCATCGTGCTCGGCGCCTTCGGCCCGGCCATCCGCCGTCGCCTGCCGGAGGGGCGCAGCATCGGCGAGTACGCCGAGGCCTGTTTCGGCGCCGGCATCCGCCGCTGGGTGGCGCTGGTCTCGGTGCTGTACATGGGCTGCTTCCTGGCCGCCGAGCTGACCGCCATCGGCGCCATCACCGGGCTGCTGTCGGACGTCCCGGTGGCGCTGGTGGTGGTCGGCGTGGCGGTGGCGACCCTGCTCTACACCGCGCTGGGCGGGCTGCGTGCGAGCCTGGCCACCGACCGCTGGCAGGCCTGGCTGCTGCTGGCCCTGCTGGGGGTGGTGGGCGGCGTGGCGCTGGCCCGGTTGCCCGAGCTGCCGGCCGAGGCCGCGCTGCCGTCGATCCCCGCCGCGGATGCCCTGTCCGTGGCGCTGACGCTGGTGATCGCGGTGACCGCGGCCAACCTCTTCCATCAGGGCTACTGGCAGCGGGTGTGGGCGGCCCGGGACGACCGGGCGCTGGGGCGCGGCGCCTGGCTGGGCGGCGGCATCACCGTGCTGGTGGTGGCGGTGGTCGGCGGCCTCGGCATGCTGGCCGCCATGGCGGGCGTGTCGCTGGGCGAGCCGCCGATCCCGTTCTTCGCGCTGCTCGCCGAGGCGCCGGGCTGGCTGGCGCTGCCGGCGCTGGTGCTGGCGGTGACCCTGGTGGCCTCCAGCGTCGATACCCTGCAGAACGGCATCGCCTCGCTGGTGGTGGCCGGCAGCGGCCGTCGCGGCCTGTCGCTCAGGGCGGCGCGGTGGGTCACCGTGGCGCTGATGGTGCCGGTGGTGGCGATCGCCCTGCAGGGGCTCTCGGTGCTGCGACTGTTCCTGATCGCCGATCTGCTGTGCGCGGCCATCGTGGTGCCGGTGCTGCTGGGGCTGTGGGCGCGGATGAGCGCCATGGCGGCGCTGGCCGGCGGTCTCGCCGGGCTGGCGGGCGCGGTGCTGCCGGGGTGGGTCGCCTCGGGCAGTGCCCTCGATGGCCTGCTGGCGGCGAGCTTTCCCGGCGGGGTGCCGACCCTGCCGCCCTTCCTCGGTGCGCTTCTGGCCTCCAGCGCGGTGGCGCTGCTGGTGGCCTGGTGGCGCCCGGCCGCGGTGCGGCGTACGGCCTGA
- a CDS encoding YbaY family lipoprotein, whose translation MQQPDNSLMRVISGEVWYRERMALPPGAEVIVTLEDQSRADAPATVLTDYTYTVEGAQPPYPFRLVYDPQAIDERMTYGLRARIVHDGELLFTSTEHVDPFAGEAADPVRIRVSRQ comes from the coding sequence ATGCAGCAGCCGGACAACTCCCTGATGCGGGTCATCAGCGGCGAGGTGTGGTATCGCGAGCGCATGGCGCTGCCCCCGGGAGCCGAGGTCATCGTGACGCTCGAGGATCAGTCGCGCGCGGATGCGCCCGCCACCGTGCTCACCGATTACACCTACACCGTCGAGGGCGCCCAGCCCCCTTATCCGTTCCGGCTGGTCTATGATCCTCAGGCCATCGACGAGCGCATGACTTACGGACTGCGGGCACGGATCGTTCACGACGGTGAGCTACTGTTCACCAGTACGGAGCACGTTGATCCCTTCGCCGGCGAGGCGGCCGACCCCGTGCGCATCAGGGTCTCGCGGCAGTAA
- a CDS encoding CoA-acylating methylmalonate-semialdehyde dehydrogenase yields the protein MSVREIPLYIDGQAVTSQSQEWRDVLNPATQEVVARVPFCTLEEVDRAVASARAAFQEWRRTPLAKRQRIMLKLQALIREHTEELAALITEEHGKTLPDAAGEVGRGLEVVEHACSITSLQLGELAENAATEVDVYTLNQPLGVGAGITAFNFPIMLPCFMFPLAIATGNTFVLKPSEQDPSSTMRLVELAHEAGVPAGVLNVVHGGPDVANRLCDHPDIKAVSFIGSTHVGTQLYRRAAEAGKRAQAMMGAKNHCVVMPDANRSQAINNLLGSAFGAAGQRCMANSVVVLVGEARDWLDELVEGARHMKVGPGTQRDADLGPLVSPAAKARVEDLIAAGEQEGARLLVDGRGREVEGYPEGNFVGPTLFADVTAEMTIYREEIFGPVLCVVSAETLDEAIEFINANPNGNGTSIFTNSGWVARRFETEIDVGQVGINVPIPVPVAYFSFTGSRASKLGDLGPNGKQAIGFWTQTKTVTARWFEPENVSGGINSTISLS from the coding sequence CCCGCTGTATATCGATGGCCAGGCCGTCACCTCGCAGAGCCAGGAATGGCGCGACGTACTCAATCCGGCCACCCAGGAGGTGGTCGCCCGGGTGCCGTTCTGCACCCTGGAGGAGGTCGATCGCGCCGTGGCCAGCGCCAGGGCAGCCTTCCAGGAATGGCGTCGCACGCCGCTGGCCAAGCGTCAGCGCATCATGCTGAAGCTGCAGGCGCTGATCCGCGAGCACACCGAGGAGCTGGCCGCGCTGATCACCGAGGAGCACGGCAAGACCCTGCCGGACGCCGCCGGCGAGGTGGGTCGTGGCCTCGAGGTGGTGGAGCACGCCTGCTCGATCACCTCGCTGCAGCTCGGCGAGCTGGCCGAGAACGCCGCCACCGAGGTCGACGTCTACACCCTCAATCAGCCGCTGGGCGTGGGCGCCGGGATCACCGCCTTCAACTTCCCGATCATGCTGCCGTGCTTCATGTTCCCGCTGGCCATCGCCACCGGAAACACCTTCGTGCTCAAGCCCTCCGAGCAGGATCCGAGCTCGACCATGCGGCTGGTCGAGCTGGCCCACGAGGCCGGCGTGCCGGCCGGCGTGCTCAACGTGGTCCACGGCGGCCCGGACGTGGCCAATCGCCTCTGCGATCATCCGGACATCAAGGCGGTGTCGTTCATCGGCTCGACCCACGTCGGCACCCAGCTCTATCGCCGCGCCGCCGAGGCCGGCAAGCGCGCCCAGGCGATGATGGGGGCCAAGAACCACTGTGTGGTGATGCCCGACGCCAACCGCAGCCAGGCCATCAACAACCTGCTGGGCTCGGCCTTCGGCGCCGCCGGCCAGCGCTGCATGGCCAACTCGGTGGTGGTGCTGGTGGGCGAGGCTCGCGACTGGCTGGACGAGCTGGTCGAGGGCGCCCGCCACATGAAGGTCGGCCCCGGCACCCAGCGTGACGCCGACCTCGGCCCGCTGGTGTCGCCGGCCGCCAAGGCGCGGGTGGAGGACCTGATCGCCGCCGGCGAGCAGGAGGGCGCCCGGCTGCTGGTCGACGGTCGTGGCCGTGAGGTCGAGGGCTATCCGGAGGGCAACTTCGTCGGCCCGACCCTGTTCGCCGACGTGACCGCCGAGATGACCATCTACCGCGAGGAGATCTTCGGCCCGGTGCTGTGCGTGGTGAGCGCCGAGACGCTCGACGAGGCGATCGAGTTCATCAACGCCAATCCCAACGGCAACGGCACCTCGATCTTCACCAACTCCGGCTGGGTGGCTCGCCGCTTCGAGACCGAGATCGACGTCGGCCAGGTGGGCATCAACGTGCCGATTCCGGTGCCGGTGGCCTACTTCAGCTTCACCGGCTCGCGGGCCTCCAAGCTCGGCGACCTGGGACCCAACGGCAAGCAGGCGATCGGCTTCTGGACCCAGACCAAGACCGTCACCGCCCGCTGGTTCGAGCCGGAAAACGTCTCCGGCGGCATCAACAGCACCATCTCGCTGAGCTGA
- the glaH gene encoding glutarate dioxygenase GlaH — MTALTRIPELAMPLPADLQGFTLTPSAQSPRLLQMTFSREVVTAFVEAVAEWPVQALEYKSMLRFRVAKLLDDLCGNTLQPVLINTLVDRATGGLQVVPEGLDDVAQAEEMVKFATAVAHLMGRSNFDAMSGQFYARFVVRNVDESDSYLRQPHRVMELHNDGTFVEQDTDYVLMMKIDERHMQGGDSLLLHLDDWEDLERFYRHPLAHRGMRWAAPPSKNVAKDVFHPVFDVDREGRPIMSYIDQFVQPKDFEEGNWLCDLSESLEGSAATLSVPNPVGSFLLINNHFWLHGRDRFTPHPELRRELMRQRGYFTHAATRPQR, encoded by the coding sequence ATGACCGCGCTGACCCGGATCCCCGAACTCGCCATGCCGCTGCCCGCCGACCTGCAGGGCTTCACCCTGACGCCGTCGGCCCAGTCGCCGCGCCTGCTGCAGATGACCTTCTCCCGCGAGGTGGTCACGGCCTTCGTCGAGGCCGTGGCCGAGTGGCCGGTGCAGGCACTGGAGTACAAGTCGATGCTGCGCTTCCGGGTGGCGAAGCTCCTCGACGACCTGTGTGGCAACACCCTGCAGCCGGTGCTGATCAATACCCTGGTGGACCGCGCGACCGGCGGACTGCAGGTGGTGCCCGAGGGCCTGGACGACGTGGCCCAGGCCGAGGAGATGGTCAAGTTCGCCACCGCCGTGGCGCACCTGATGGGGCGCTCCAACTTCGATGCCATGAGCGGCCAGTTCTATGCCCGCTTCGTGGTCAGGAACGTCGACGAGTCCGACAGCTACCTGCGCCAGCCGCATCGGGTGATGGAGCTGCACAACGACGGCACCTTCGTCGAGCAGGACACCGACTACGTGCTGATGATGAAGATCGACGAGCGGCACATGCAGGGCGGCGACTCGCTGCTGCTGCACCTGGACGACTGGGAGGACCTGGAGCGCTTCTATCGCCATCCGCTGGCGCACCGCGGGATGCGCTGGGCGGCGCCGCCCAGCAAGAACGTCGCCAAGGACGTCTTCCATCCGGTGTTCGACGTGGACCGCGAGGGGCGGCCGATCATGTCCTACATCGACCAGTTCGTGCAGCCGAAGGACTTCGAGGAGGGCAACTGGCTGTGCGATCTCTCCGAATCGCTGGAGGGCAGCGCGGCGACCCTGTCGGTGCCCAACCCGGTGGGTAGCTTCCTGCTGATCAACAACCACTTCTGGCTGCACGGCCGGGACCGCTTCACGCCGCACCCGGAGCTGCGCCGCGAGCTGATGCGCCAGCGTGGCTATTTCACCCATGCCGCGACGCGTCCCCAGCGTTGA
- the ilvD gene encoding dihydroxy-acid dehydratase — MSDTPQDPRRRHSAPVVDGVGKSASRAMLRAVGFNDADFTRPQVGIASTWSRVTPCNSHIGELAEQASAGADAAGGKGVIFNTITISDGIANGTEGMKYSLVSREVIADSIETVAGCEGFDGLVAIGGCDKNMPGCLIGLARLDRPSVFVYGGTILPGEGHTDIVSVFEAMGAHSRGDLDLIDVKRIEETAIPGPGACGGMYTANTMASAIEALGMSLPGSSAQNAVSQTKRDDSRAAGEAVLTLLERDITPSDIMTREAFENAITVVIALGGSTNAVLHLIAMADAIGVSLSLDDFTAIGKRVPVLADLRPSGQYMMSELVEIGGIQPLMKTLLDAGLLHGDCLTVTGATLAENLAEVVPYPEGQAIIAPLEAPLKAQSHLRVLHGNLAPEGAVAKITGKEGTRFSGRARVFGSEEEAQARINDGSVVAGDVVVIRYEGPRGGPGMREMLTPTSAIMGRGLGSEVALITDGRFSGGSHGFVVGHVTPEAFDGGPLALLEDGDTITIDAEADTLDVALTVEELERRHAAWQRPAPRYTRGVLAKYARMVSSASTGAVTDRPD; from the coding sequence ATGAGTGACACGCCACAGGATCCCCGCCGCCGCCATTCCGCCCCGGTGGTGGACGGCGTCGGCAAGTCGGCCAGCCGCGCCATGCTGCGCGCGGTGGGCTTCAACGACGCCGACTTCACCAGGCCCCAGGTGGGCATTGCGTCCACCTGGAGCCGCGTCACGCCCTGCAACAGCCACATCGGCGAGCTCGCCGAGCAGGCCAGCGCTGGTGCCGATGCGGCCGGCGGCAAGGGCGTGATCTTCAACACCATCACCATCTCCGACGGCATCGCCAACGGCACCGAGGGCATGAAGTATTCACTGGTGTCGCGGGAGGTGATCGCCGATTCCATCGAGACGGTGGCCGGCTGCGAGGGCTTCGATGGCCTGGTGGCCATCGGCGGCTGCGACAAGAACATGCCCGGCTGCCTGATCGGCCTGGCGCGGCTCGACCGGCCCAGCGTCTTCGTCTACGGCGGCACCATCCTGCCCGGCGAGGGGCACACCGACATCGTCTCGGTGTTCGAGGCCATGGGCGCCCACAGCCGCGGCGATCTCGACCTCATCGACGTCAAGCGGATCGAGGAGACGGCGATTCCCGGGCCCGGTGCCTGCGGCGGCATGTACACCGCCAACACCATGGCCTCGGCCATCGAGGCGCTGGGCATGAGCCTGCCCGGCAGCTCGGCGCAGAACGCCGTGTCCCAGACCAAGCGCGACGACAGCCGGGCGGCGGGGGAGGCGGTGCTGACCCTGCTCGAGCGCGACATCACGCCCTCGGACATCATGACCCGCGAGGCCTTCGAGAACGCCATCACCGTGGTGATCGCCCTGGGCGGCTCCACCAATGCGGTGCTGCACCTGATCGCCATGGCCGACGCCATCGGCGTGTCGCTTTCCCTCGACGACTTCACGGCGATCGGCAAGCGGGTGCCGGTGCTCGCCGACCTGCGGCCCAGCGGCCAGTACATGATGAGCGAGCTGGTCGAGATCGGCGGCATCCAGCCGCTGATGAAGACCCTGCTCGACGCCGGGCTGCTGCATGGCGACTGCCTGACCGTGACCGGCGCCACCCTGGCCGAGAACCTGGCCGAGGTCGTGCCTTACCCCGAGGGGCAGGCGATCATCGCGCCCCTCGAGGCGCCGCTGAAGGCCCAGAGCCACCTGCGCGTGCTGCACGGCAACCTGGCCCCGGAGGGCGCGGTGGCCAAGATCACCGGCAAGGAGGGCACGCGCTTCTCCGGCCGGGCCCGGGTGTTCGGCTCCGAGGAGGAGGCCCAGGCGCGCATCAACGACGGCAGCGTGGTGGCCGGCGACGTGGTGGTGATCCGCTACGAGGGGCCCCGCGGCGGGCCCGGCATGCGCGAGATGCTGACCCCGACCTCGGCGATCATGGGGCGCGGACTCGGCAGCGAGGTGGCGCTGATCACCGACGGCCGCTTCTCCGGCGGCAGTCACGGCTTCGTGGTCGGCCACGTGACGCCGGAGGCCTTCGACGGCGGCCCCCTGGCGCTGCTCGAGGATGGCGACACCATCACCATCGATGCCGAGGCCGACACCCTCGATGTCGCGCTCACCGTCGAGGAACTCGAACGACGCCATGCCGCCTGGCAGCGGCCGGCGCCGCGCTACACCCGCGGGGTACTGGCCAAGTACGCGCGGATGGTCAGCTCCGCCTCGACCGGGGCGGTGACCGACCGCCCCGACTAG
- the lhgO gene encoding L-2-hydroxyglutarate oxidase produces MYDFIIIGGGILGMSTAMQLKQAYPDRRMLVLEKEHEPACHQTGHNSGVIHAGVYYTPGSLKARFCLEGNRATKAFCDEHGIPYASCGKLLVATNDLEMQRMQALWERTEANGLEREWLSGGELKEREPNITGVGGIFVPSSGIVDYRAVTRAMAAEFERMGGDIRVGAEVTGLQERRQEVVVTTAAGEFSGRYLVTCSGLMADRVVRMLGQDPGFTICPFRGEYYRLPERHNAIVNHLIYPIPDPSMPFLGVHLTRMIDGSVTVGPNAVLAFKREGYRKRDVSPVDLARMFTDPGILRVLGRNLRPGLKEMKNSLHKRGYLELVRKYCPSLTLDDLEPYPAGVRAQAVSRDGKLVDDFLFVNTPRTVNVGNAPSPAATSALPIGAHIVGKVKELVGE; encoded by the coding sequence ATGTACGATTTCATCATCATCGGCGGAGGCATTCTCGGCATGTCCACCGCCATGCAGCTCAAGCAGGCCTATCCGGATCGCCGGATGCTGGTGCTGGAGAAGGAGCATGAGCCGGCCTGCCACCAGACCGGGCACAACAGCGGCGTGATCCACGCCGGGGTCTACTACACCCCGGGCAGCCTCAAGGCGCGCTTCTGCCTGGAGGGCAACCGCGCCACCAAGGCCTTCTGCGACGAACACGGCATTCCTTACGCCAGCTGCGGCAAGCTGCTGGTGGCCACCAATGACCTGGAGATGCAGCGCATGCAGGCGCTGTGGGAGCGCACCGAGGCCAACGGCCTGGAGCGGGAGTGGCTGTCGGGGGGCGAGCTTAAGGAGCGTGAGCCCAACATCACCGGCGTCGGCGGCATCTTCGTGCCGTCCAGCGGCATCGTCGATTATCGGGCCGTGACCCGTGCGATGGCGGCCGAATTCGAGCGGATGGGCGGTGACATCCGCGTTGGCGCCGAGGTCACCGGGCTCCAGGAACGACGCCAGGAAGTGGTGGTGACGACCGCTGCCGGCGAGTTCAGCGGGCGCTATCTCGTGACCTGCTCGGGGCTGATGGCCGATCGCGTGGTGCGCATGCTGGGCCAGGACCCGGGGTTCACCATCTGCCCCTTCCGCGGCGAATACTACCGGCTGCCCGAACGTCACAATGCCATCGTCAATCACCTGATCTATCCGATTCCGGACCCGTCGATGCCGTTTCTCGGCGTGCACCTGACGCGCATGATCGACGGTTCGGTCACCGTGGGGCCCAACGCCGTGCTGGCCTTCAAGCGCGAGGGGTATCGCAAGCGCGACGTCTCGCCGGTCGATCTGGCGCGGATGTTCACCGATCCCGGCATCCTGCGGGTGCTGGGGCGCAACCTGCGCCCGGGGCTCAAGGAGATGAAGAACTCGTTGCACAAGCGTGGCTACCTGGAGCTGGTGCGCAAGTACTGCCCGAGCCTGACCCTCGATGACCTGGAGCCCTATCCGGCCGGGGTACGTGCCCAGGCGGTGTCGCGGGACGGCAAGCTGGTCGACGACTTCCTGTTCGTCAACACGCCACGCACGGTGAACGTGGGCAACGCCC